A single window of Nocardia sp. NBC_01327 DNA harbors:
- a CDS encoding lysophospholipid acyltransferase family protein, translated as MEPVYFPIIGLARTVFALQGLKFTVTGDENIPANGGAVIAINHTGYMDFTYAGLPARTPKRYVRFMAKKEVFDNAVSGPVMRALKHIPVDRAAGADSYHEAVNRLRAGELVGVYPEATISRSFELKEFKSGAARMAIEADVPIVPMVIWGAQRVWTKGYPKRLGRTNTPISIEVGAPIPPSEPASALTEQLHASMSAMLLNVQKDYVHEQGAYWVPARLGGSAPTLEEANALDVAEAEEKAARRAQSSE; from the coding sequence GTGGAACCCGTCTACTTCCCGATCATCGGGCTGGCTCGCACCGTCTTCGCGCTGCAGGGTCTGAAGTTCACTGTCACTGGCGACGAAAATATCCCGGCGAACGGTGGTGCGGTCATCGCGATCAACCACACCGGGTACATGGACTTCACGTATGCGGGCCTGCCTGCGCGTACGCCGAAGCGCTATGTCCGTTTCATGGCGAAGAAGGAGGTTTTCGACAATGCTGTCTCGGGCCCGGTCATGCGGGCGCTCAAGCATATTCCGGTCGATCGCGCCGCCGGGGCGGACTCGTATCACGAGGCCGTGAATCGACTGCGCGCCGGTGAGCTGGTCGGCGTGTACCCCGAGGCCACCATCAGCCGCAGTTTCGAGTTGAAGGAATTCAAGTCGGGTGCGGCACGCATGGCGATCGAGGCCGATGTCCCGATCGTCCCGATGGTCATCTGGGGGGCGCAGCGCGTGTGGACCAAGGGCTATCCGAAGCGCCTGGGTCGCACCAATACTCCGATCTCCATCGAGGTCGGCGCACCCATCCCGCCGTCCGAACCGGCCTCCGCACTGACGGAACAGCTGCACGCCAGCATGTCGGCCATGCTGCTGAACGTGCAGAAGGACTACGTGCACGAACAGGGCGCGTACTGGGTTCCCGCCCGGCTGGGCGGCAGCGCGCCGACCCTCGAGGAGGCGAATGCCCTCGACGTCGCCGAGGCCGAGGAGAAGGCCGCCCGTCGCGCGCAGAGCAGCGAATAG
- the glnT gene encoding type III glutamate--ammonia ligase: MATDTTATVTPITTHRTLSEQARATGTTFILAVFTTLSGKPCAKLVPVQAVGQLEADGVGFAGYAAGMMGQQPRDSDLVAIPDASTFIPIPFVRPGLAMVHCTPHVEGRPWPFAPRVILQRNLARAAELGYTVKVGAEIEYFLVDKGPNGLIPADAADVSLQPCYDARDVTRMYDHLAEVSEAMNTLGWGNYASDHEDGNGQFEQNFDYAEAMITADRVITARYLLSVIAEKRGMKATFMPKPFTDRTGTGMHMHLSLWSGDHPLFPDADDPRGLGLSSTAYGFLAGMLDHACALQGVIAPTVNSYKRTGATSTASGATWSPRYATYGGNDRTHYLRVPDQHRVELRGADGSANPYLAMAASIAAGLDGIDRELDPGTPGEQRGDMLPMTLIHAMDAMESDPVVTAALDVAGPGVAAYFAERKREEFFTWHNTVSDWEIDQYLTAF, from the coding sequence ATGGCGACAGATACCACCGCCACCGTCACGCCGATCACCACCCACCGCACCCTGTCCGAACAGGCGCGTGCCACCGGCACCACCTTCATTCTGGCCGTCTTCACCACCCTGTCCGGCAAGCCGTGCGCGAAACTCGTTCCGGTCCAGGCGGTCGGCCAGCTCGAGGCGGACGGTGTCGGCTTCGCCGGCTATGCGGCCGGAATGATGGGCCAGCAGCCGCGTGATTCGGATCTGGTCGCGATTCCGGACGCGTCCACCTTCATTCCGATTCCCTTCGTGCGTCCCGGCCTGGCCATGGTGCACTGCACGCCGCATGTGGAGGGCAGGCCGTGGCCGTTCGCGCCGCGAGTCATCCTGCAGCGCAACCTCGCCCGCGCCGCCGAACTCGGATACACCGTGAAGGTCGGGGCCGAGATCGAATACTTCCTGGTGGACAAGGGTCCGAACGGCCTGATCCCCGCCGACGCCGCCGATGTGAGCCTGCAACCGTGTTACGACGCCCGCGATGTGACGCGTATGTACGACCATCTGGCCGAGGTGTCGGAGGCCATGAACACGCTCGGCTGGGGCAATTACGCCAGCGATCACGAGGATGGCAACGGGCAGTTCGAGCAGAATTTCGACTACGCCGAAGCCATGATCACGGCGGACCGGGTGATCACCGCCCGCTATCTGCTCTCGGTGATCGCCGAAAAGCGCGGTATGAAGGCGACTTTCATGCCGAAGCCGTTCACCGACCGCACCGGTACGGGCATGCACATGCACCTGTCGCTCTGGTCGGGCGATCATCCGCTCTTTCCGGATGCCGACGATCCGCGTGGGCTCGGATTGTCTTCCACCGCATACGGTTTCCTCGCAGGCATGCTCGACCACGCCTGTGCCCTGCAGGGAGTGATCGCCCCGACCGTCAACTCCTACAAGCGAACCGGCGCGACGAGCACCGCCAGCGGCGCGACCTGGTCCCCGCGCTACGCCACCTACGGCGGCAATGACCGCACCCACTACCTGCGGGTACCCGATCAGCACCGGGTGGAACTGCGCGGAGCGGACGGCTCCGCCAACCCGTACCTGGCCATGGCCGCCTCGATCGCCGCCGGACTCGACGGCATAGACCGCGAACTCGACCCCGGCACACCCGGCGAACAGCGCGGCGACATGCTGCCCATGACCCTCATCCACGCCATGGACGCCATGGAATCGGATCCGGTGGTCACCGCCGCCCTCGATGTGGCCGGCCCCGGCGTCGCCGCCTACTTCGCCGAACGCAAACGCGAAGAGTTCTTCACCTGGCACAACACGGTTTCCGACTGGGAGATCGACCAGTACCTCACGGCCTTCTGA
- a CDS encoding BP74-related protein codes for MAYFAFTDYSGKEFVFKLTNDQRIAEARRILSGEETMSIHVLGRIRKRQEAYNPGWSFSLDPDTISFFTMAIEVCDSSIEYTEDHLDEACGAFLPGCMWCPWSSRLTRELQDSDVQG; via the coding sequence ATGGCCTACTTCGCATTTACCGATTACTCCGGCAAGGAATTCGTTTTCAAGCTGACCAATGATCAGCGTATTGCCGAGGCTCGCCGGATCCTGTCCGGGGAGGAGACGATGTCGATCCATGTGCTCGGGCGGATCCGGAAGCGGCAGGAAGCCTACAACCCGGGTTGGAGCTTCTCCCTCGATCCGGACACCATCAGCTTCTTCACCATGGCGATCGAGGTGTGCGACTCCAGCATCGAGTACACCGAAGACCATCTCGATGAGGCCTGTGGCGCTTTCCTGCCGGGCTGCATGTGGTGTCCGTGGTCTTCACGTCTCACCCGGGAACTGCAGGACTCGGACGTGCAGGGCTGA
- a CDS encoding MauE/DoxX family redox-associated membrane protein yields MTIEYGVWGLRLALGVVFGLSAAGKFADLAGTRTAVGEFGIPLRWVPATAWGLPVAEAAVAAGLLPPWTAAPTALVAVLLLLVFSGAVARLLRQGKHPACSCFGAASSAPIGVRTLVRNAVLLLLAVAVVAGALRYSHIPEVLPMDRAVGMAVVAVFAAALAWLWSEVRALRRRLDQQALSALGAEGLPVGAVAPEFELLNMSGGRTNLESLLSSGRALLLVFVHPGCEMCAALARELPRWQVRSADALTVAVLGNGEVEPHAVWAREQRLGDIPMLVQQGNEAALRYRVRGTPSGVLITGDGKIAAPVARGAMAIRDLIGLAKPTAPQIGPRRNGRLVPNSP; encoded by the coding sequence ATGACGATCGAATACGGAGTGTGGGGGCTACGGCTGGCGCTCGGTGTGGTGTTCGGGCTGTCGGCGGCGGGGAAATTCGCCGATCTCGCGGGCACGCGGACGGCGGTGGGGGAGTTCGGGATTCCGCTGCGCTGGGTACCCGCCACCGCATGGGGCCTGCCGGTGGCGGAGGCGGCCGTCGCCGCGGGACTACTGCCACCGTGGACGGCCGCCCCCACCGCGCTGGTGGCGGTGCTGCTGCTCCTGGTGTTCTCGGGCGCGGTGGCGCGATTGCTGCGACAGGGAAAACACCCGGCGTGTTCGTGCTTCGGCGCGGCGAGTTCGGCACCCATCGGCGTGCGGACGCTGGTGCGCAATGCAGTCCTGCTACTGCTCGCGGTGGCCGTAGTGGCTGGTGCGCTGCGATATTCGCATATCCCCGAGGTCCTGCCGATGGATCGCGCCGTCGGCATGGCGGTGGTCGCCGTATTCGCGGCTGCCCTGGCATGGCTGTGGAGCGAGGTGCGGGCATTGCGAAGGCGCCTGGATCAGCAGGCGCTGTCGGCACTGGGTGCGGAGGGCTTGCCGGTAGGCGCGGTGGCGCCGGAGTTCGAATTGCTGAATATGTCGGGCGGCCGGACGAACCTGGAATCCCTGCTGTCCTCCGGCCGTGCGCTGCTGCTGGTATTCGTCCACCCCGGCTGTGAGATGTGTGCCGCGCTGGCCCGCGAATTGCCGCGCTGGCAGGTGCGTTCGGCGGATGCACTGACAGTCGCGGTGCTCGGCAACGGCGAGGTCGAGCCACATGCGGTGTGGGCGCGGGAGCAGAGGCTGGGCGATATCCCCATGCTGGTGCAGCAGGGCAATGAGGCGGCGCTGCGGTATCGGGTGCGGGGTACACCGTCCGGGGTGCTGATCACGGGGGACGGGAAGATCGCGGCCCCGGTGGCGCGCGGTGCGATGGCGATTCGCGATCTGATCGGCCTGGCGAAACCGACTGCCCCGCAAATTGGACCTCGGCGAAACGGTCGATTGGTACCGAATTCGCCATAG
- a CDS encoding Rieske 2Fe-2S domain-containing protein gives MQITSVGHAGFHIRTAAGTILCDPWVNPAYFASWFPFPDNTQLDWDDLGNCDFLYVSHLHRDHFDAKHLADKVNKDATVLLPDYPVPDLKRELEALGFHRFFETEDSVKHTITGPGGELDIMIIALRAPADGPIGDSGIVIADGETVCFNMNDARPVDMDVLHDSFGHVDIHLLQYSGAIWYPMVYDIPAKTKSNFGKQKRQRGMDRCRSYIEQVGATWVVPSAGPPVFLDDELRYLNDDRGDEGNIFPDQIVFLEQMRIHGNEGGLLMLPGSTADLRGKELSALTHPVDPDTVYGDKAAYIAAMAERMAPVLAAEKASWATGEGPLLPQLRELFEPIMAQSDLICDGIGYTVALVMGEETVVLDFPKRIVRAPIEGEGKQRYGFRIDPQLVRTVLRDNEPDWVNTIFLSTRFTTWRIGGYNEFLYTFFKCLTDERIAYADGWFSEAHDDSASTELDGWEIQRRCPHLKADLSKFGVVEGNTLTCNLHGWQWDLESGRCKTSKGHELRSRKIDA, from the coding sequence GTGCAGATCACCAGCGTCGGACACGCCGGATTCCATATTCGAACCGCAGCGGGGACGATCCTGTGCGATCCCTGGGTCAACCCGGCGTATTTCGCGTCCTGGTTCCCGTTCCCGGACAATACGCAGTTGGATTGGGACGACCTCGGCAACTGCGATTTCCTGTACGTATCGCACCTGCACCGCGATCACTTCGACGCGAAGCATTTGGCGGACAAGGTCAATAAGGACGCCACGGTCCTGCTGCCGGACTATCCGGTGCCGGATCTGAAGCGGGAGCTCGAGGCGCTGGGCTTCCACAGGTTCTTCGAGACCGAGGATTCGGTCAAGCACACGATCACCGGTCCGGGCGGTGAGCTCGACATCATGATCATCGCGCTGCGCGCGCCCGCCGACGGGCCCATCGGCGACTCCGGCATCGTCATCGCCGACGGTGAAACCGTGTGCTTCAACATGAACGACGCCCGGCCCGTCGATATGGATGTGCTGCACGATTCGTTCGGGCATGTGGATATCCACCTGCTGCAGTACTCCGGCGCCATCTGGTACCCGATGGTCTACGACATTCCGGCCAAGACCAAGTCCAACTTCGGCAAGCAGAAGCGGCAGCGCGGTATGGACCGGTGCCGGTCCTATATCGAACAGGTCGGAGCCACCTGGGTGGTGCCGTCCGCCGGGCCGCCGGTGTTCCTCGACGACGAACTGCGCTATCTCAATGACGATCGCGGCGATGAAGGCAATATCTTCCCCGATCAGATCGTGTTCCTGGAGCAGATGCGGATTCACGGCAATGAGGGCGGGCTGCTCATGCTGCCCGGTTCGACCGCCGATCTGCGCGGTAAGGAACTCTCGGCGCTGACACATCCGGTCGATCCGGATACCGTCTACGGCGACAAGGCCGCCTATATCGCCGCTATGGCGGAACGCATGGCGCCCGTGCTCGCCGCCGAAAAGGCTTCCTGGGCAACGGGAGAGGGACCACTGCTGCCGCAGCTGCGGGAGCTGTTCGAGCCGATCATGGCGCAGAGCGACCTCATCTGCGACGGCATCGGTTATACGGTCGCCCTGGTCATGGGCGAGGAGACCGTGGTGCTGGACTTCCCCAAGCGCATTGTGCGGGCGCCGATCGAGGGAGAAGGCAAGCAGCGCTACGGGTTCCGTATCGACCCGCAGCTGGTGCGCACCGTACTGCGCGATAACGAGCCCGACTGGGTCAACACCATTTTCCTGTCGACGCGCTTCACCACCTGGCGCATCGGCGGATACAACGAATTCCTCTACACATTCTTCAAATGCCTCACCGACGAGCGCATCGCCTACGCCGACGGCTGGTTCTCCGAGGCGCACGACGATTCGGCCTCGACGGAACTCGACGGCTGGGAAATACAGCGGCGCTGCCCGCACCTGAAGGCCGATCTGTCGAAATTCGGTGTGGTGGAGGGCAATACGCTCACCTGCAATCTGCACGGGTGGCAGTGGGATCTGGAATCCGGGCGCTGCAAGACCTCCAAGGGGCATGAGCTGCGCTCGCGGAAAATCGACGCCTGA
- a CDS encoding glutamine amidotransferase yields the protein MCGIVGLHLRDPALYPQLGTLLTGMLDQMCDRGPDSAGMAVYGDPVWSPPGTVTVTLLDSPVPAAQLAEKLTAAMGVPVTAIDLNPTILLHAEVASLQSATLSSSRRASRPGSTPAQQDSGAAGTSAGEADALVQAIRSIAPSARVIGFGPGLAVLKGVGNPTTLANGFGLPQAQGWQGVAHTRMATESAVTAEGSHPFSVGPGQCLVHNGSFSNHMSIKHELQRAGIEFDSENDTEVGARFVAQQLAQGADLEKALLLLNDVFDGFYTLLVSTSDSFAVVRDAIACKPAIIAETDRWVAMASEYRALADLPGVEQARIFEPEPEEVYVWRRS from the coding sequence ATGTGCGGCATAGTCGGCCTGCACCTGCGTGACCCCGCCCTGTACCCACAGCTCGGCACACTGCTCACAGGCATGCTGGACCAAATGTGTGACCGCGGCCCGGATTCGGCCGGCATGGCCGTCTACGGCGACCCCGTCTGGTCTCCGCCCGGCACAGTCACAGTCACCCTGCTCGACAGTCCCGTCCCGGCCGCCCAACTGGCCGAAAAGCTCACTGCCGCAATGGGTGTGCCGGTTACAGCCATAGACCTGAACCCCACAATCCTGCTCCACGCCGAAGTAGCCTCCCTTCAGTCCGCCACCCTCTCGTCATCCCGGCGCGCTTCTCGGCCGGGATCCACACCGGCACAGCAGGACTCCGGTGCAGCGGGAACCTCCGCGGGTGAAGCCGACGCCCTGGTGCAAGCGATCCGATCCATCGCCCCGAGCGCCCGCGTCATCGGTTTCGGCCCCGGCCTCGCAGTACTCAAAGGCGTCGGCAATCCGACAACCCTGGCCAACGGCTTCGGCCTCCCGCAGGCGCAGGGCTGGCAGGGTGTCGCGCACACCCGCATGGCCACCGAATCCGCCGTCACCGCCGAGGGTTCCCATCCCTTCTCGGTGGGCCCCGGCCAATGCCTGGTGCACAACGGATCCTTCAGCAATCACATGAGCATCAAGCACGAATTGCAGCGCGCCGGCATCGAATTCGACAGCGAGAACGACACCGAGGTGGGTGCGCGCTTCGTCGCGCAGCAGCTGGCGCAGGGCGCTGACCTGGAGAAGGCGCTACTCCTGCTCAACGACGTCTTCGACGGCTTCTACACCCTGCTCGTCTCCACCAGCGATTCCTTCGCGGTGGTCCGCGATGCCATCGCGTGCAAGCCCGCCATCATCGCCGAAACCGATCGGTGGGTGGCCATGGCATCGGAGTACCGCGCACTCGCCGATCTCCCCGGCGTGGAGCAGGCCCGAATCTTCGAACCCGAACCGGAAGAGGTGTACGTATGGCGGCGATCGTGA
- a CDS encoding protein glxC: MAAIVSERTVLDVAESGTRAVNSALMAADVPAAVTLANPRGAHALACGLDRDIAVTVEGHVGYYCAGMNQHATVTIDGSAGVGVAENMMSGTVRVRGDASQSAGATAHGGLLVIEGNAGARCGISMKGVDIVVGGNIGHMSAFMGQAGRLVVLGDAGEALGDSLYEARIYVRGKVASLGADCVRKPMRPEHLTELRDLLTTAGFDADPADFTRYGSARHLYHFHVDNAAAY; this comes from the coding sequence ATGGCGGCGATCGTGAGTGAGCGCACCGTGCTCGATGTGGCCGAGTCCGGCACCCGCGCAGTGAATTCCGCGCTCATGGCAGCAGATGTCCCGGCGGCGGTCACCCTGGCGAACCCGCGTGGCGCACACGCCCTGGCCTGCGGGCTCGACCGCGATATTGCGGTCACGGTCGAAGGCCACGTCGGCTACTACTGCGCGGGCATGAACCAGCACGCCACTGTGACAATCGACGGCAGCGCCGGTGTCGGCGTCGCGGAGAACATGATGTCCGGCACGGTCCGGGTGCGCGGCGATGCCTCGCAGTCGGCGGGCGCGACCGCCCATGGCGGACTGCTCGTCATCGAGGGCAATGCCGGTGCGCGCTGCGGCATTTCGATGAAGGGCGTCGACATCGTCGTAGGCGGCAATATCGGCCATATGAGCGCCTTCATGGGCCAGGCCGGCCGCCTCGTCGTCCTCGGCGATGCCGGTGAAGCCCTGGGCGATTCCCTCTACGAGGCCCGAATCTACGTCCGCGGCAAGGTCGCCTCCCTCGGCGCGGACTGCGTCCGCAAACCCATGCGCCCCGAACACCTCACCGAACTCCGCGACCTGCTCACCACCGCCGGCTTCGATGCCGACCCCGCCGACTTCACCCGCTACGGCTCCGCCCGCCACCTCTACCACTTCCACGTAGACAACGCCGCCGCCTACTGA
- a CDS encoding FMN-binding glutamate synthase family protein, whose product MTRPNPALRESATFDRRAIAEIQRAAETGIYDIRGWGAKRPLPHFDDLLFLGASMSRYPLEGYRERCDTDVVLGDRHAKHPLHLDIPITIAGMSFGALSGQAKEALGRGASLAGTSTTTGDGGMTTEERGQSKHLVYQYLPSRYGMNPDDLRKADAIEIVLGQGAKPGGGGMLLGQKISARVAGMRTLPEGIDQRSACRHPDWTGPDDLAIKILELREITQWEKPIYIKIGATRTYYDVKLAVKAGADVVVVDGMQGGTAATQDVFIENVGIPTLAAIPQAVQALQELGVHRKVQLIISGGIRTGADVAKAMALGADAVAIGTAALIALGDNSPRFAAQYEALGSAPGFYDDFQDGRDPAGISTQDPELAKNLDPVEGGRRLANYLRVLTMEAQTLARACGKSHLHNLEPEDLVALTVEAAAMARVPLAGTTWIPGALA is encoded by the coding sequence ATGACTCGCCCGAATCCCGCGCTCCGCGAATCCGCGACGTTCGATCGTCGCGCCATTGCCGAGATCCAGCGCGCCGCGGAGACCGGTATCTACGATATTCGCGGCTGGGGTGCGAAACGCCCACTGCCGCACTTCGATGATCTGCTGTTCCTGGGCGCGTCCATGTCCCGCTATCCGCTCGAGGGGTATCGGGAACGTTGCGACACCGATGTGGTGCTCGGCGACCGGCATGCGAAACATCCACTGCACCTGGATATTCCGATCACCATTGCGGGCATGAGTTTCGGTGCGCTGTCGGGCCAGGCCAAGGAGGCGCTCGGCCGGGGCGCGAGCCTGGCCGGTACCTCCACCACCACCGGTGACGGCGGTATGACCACCGAGGAGCGCGGGCAGTCCAAACATCTGGTGTACCAGTATCTTCCGTCCCGATACGGCATGAACCCCGATGATCTGCGCAAGGCCGATGCCATCGAGATCGTGCTCGGCCAGGGCGCGAAGCCGGGCGGCGGCGGCATGCTGCTGGGGCAGAAGATCAGCGCGCGGGTGGCCGGAATGCGCACGCTGCCCGAGGGTATCGATCAGCGCAGCGCCTGCCGCCATCCGGACTGGACCGGTCCGGACGATCTGGCCATCAAGATTCTCGAACTGCGGGAGATCACCCAGTGGGAGAAGCCGATCTACATCAAGATCGGCGCGACCCGCACCTACTACGACGTCAAGCTCGCGGTGAAGGCGGGCGCGGATGTGGTCGTGGTCGACGGCATGCAGGGCGGAACCGCCGCCACCCAGGACGTTTTCATCGAAAACGTCGGCATCCCCACCCTTGCCGCCATTCCCCAGGCCGTTCAGGCGTTGCAGGAGTTGGGTGTTCACCGCAAGGTCCAGCTCATCATCTCCGGCGGCATTCGCACCGGCGCCGATGTCGCCAAGGCCATGGCCCTCGGCGCGGACGCCGTCGCCATCGGCACCGCGGCCCTGATTGCCCTGGGCGACAACAGCCCCCGCTTCGCCGCGCAATACGAGGCGCTCGGCTCCGCCCCCGGCTTCTACGACGATTTCCAAGACGGCCGCGACCCCGCCGGCATCTCCACCCAAGACCCCGAACTCGCCAAAAACCTCGACCCCGTGGAAGGCGGCCGCCGCCTCGCCAACTACCTCCGCGTCCTCACCATGGAAGCCCAGACCCTCGCCCGAGCCTGCGGCAAATCCCACCTCCACAACCTCGAACCCGAAGACCTCGTCGCCCTGACAGTGGAAGCCGCCGCCATGGCGCGAGTCCCGCTGGCAGGCACCACCTGGATCCCCGGAGCGCTCGCATGA
- a CDS encoding ammonium transporter, whose translation MEQAVAAADTAWMLAAFALVSIMVAGLALFYGGMVSVKNTLNMAMMVFGALAVVGVLWIIVGYSASFGNSLGGLGLLGDPLEYFGSSKLLDAPATPGLPPAIFSAFQLLFAALTVALIAGAVADRMKFGSWMTFAGIWALLVYFPVAHWVFAFDSKDGSVHGGWIANKLKAIDFAGGTAVHINAGIAGLALALVLGKRKVFPNSPRPHSIPLTMLGAGILFCGWFGFNGGSALSSGNPASVVVLNTLAASCAGICGWLVVEKFKEGHATSLGGASGLIAALVGITPACGAVSPMGALIVGAVCGVACCFAVSLKYRFGLDDSLDVVGIHLTGGIIGTLLIGLLADGSAPNAVAGLFYGGGLDQLWRQTVAVLAVLAYTFVVTLGIAKVMERFGGIRADAESEAMGLDLAVHSETAYVLDHVSMPAAKPEPADAVTAAEAMTSKAAVAVE comes from the coding sequence ATGGAACAAGCAGTAGCCGCGGCAGACACCGCGTGGATGCTCGCCGCCTTCGCCCTCGTGTCGATCATGGTGGCGGGACTGGCGCTGTTCTACGGCGGCATGGTCAGCGTCAAGAACACACTGAACATGGCCATGATGGTCTTCGGCGCACTCGCGGTAGTGGGCGTGCTGTGGATCATCGTCGGCTACTCGGCCTCCTTCGGAAACTCACTCGGCGGCCTCGGCCTGCTGGGTGATCCGCTGGAATACTTCGGATCGTCGAAACTCCTCGACGCACCCGCCACCCCCGGACTGCCACCGGCCATCTTCTCGGCCTTCCAATTGCTGTTCGCCGCACTGACCGTCGCGCTGATCGCGGGCGCGGTGGCCGACCGCATGAAGTTCGGCTCCTGGATGACCTTCGCCGGGATCTGGGCGCTGCTGGTGTATTTCCCTGTCGCACACTGGGTTTTCGCCTTCGACAGCAAGGACGGCTCGGTACACGGCGGCTGGATCGCCAATAAGCTCAAGGCCATCGACTTCGCCGGCGGCACCGCGGTGCACATCAATGCCGGCATCGCCGGGCTCGCACTGGCGCTGGTGCTCGGCAAGCGTAAGGTGTTCCCGAATTCGCCTCGGCCGCACAGCATTCCGCTGACCATGCTGGGTGCGGGCATTCTGTTCTGCGGCTGGTTCGGCTTCAACGGCGGCTCGGCGCTGTCCTCGGGCAACCCCGCATCCGTGGTGGTGCTCAATACCCTCGCCGCCTCCTGCGCGGGCATCTGCGGCTGGCTGGTCGTGGAGAAGTTCAAGGAGGGGCATGCCACCTCACTCGGCGGTGCGTCCGGCCTGATCGCGGCGCTGGTCGGCATCACCCCCGCCTGCGGCGCGGTCTCGCCCATGGGCGCGCTCATCGTGGGCGCGGTCTGCGGTGTGGCGTGCTGCTTCGCCGTCTCGCTGAAATACCGCTTCGGACTGGATGATTCGCTCGACGTGGTCGGCATCCACCTGACCGGCGGCATTATCGGCACCCTGCTCATCGGCCTGCTGGCCGACGGCTCGGCGCCCAATGCCGTGGCCGGACTGTTCTACGGCGGCGGTCTGGATCAGCTGTGGCGGCAGACGGTCGCCGTGCTCGCGGTGCTCGCCTACACGTTCGTGGTGACCCTCGGCATCGCCAAGGTCATGGAGCGCTTCGGTGGCATCCGGGCCGATGCGGAGAGCGAGGCCATGGGCCTCGACCTGGCTGTGCACAGCGAAACCGCCTATGTGCTCGACCACGTCAGCATGCCGGCCGCCAAACCCGAACCGGCGGACGCGGTCACGGCCGCGGAGGCCATGACAAGCAAGGCGGCGGTCGCGGTCGAATAA
- a CDS encoding NAD(P)/FAD-dependent oxidoreductase: MTDTAEFLIIGGGLEGLAIAWSLAERGATDIVLLERNSLCSGMTGKSSGVVRCHYGAPSLAAMSWWSVPFFENATEILGDDLGFRQCGYAVGVGADNLDPLKANVAMQQALGIEVDLLAHDDMAALWPGLRVDDFAAFAYEPRGGRGEAYLTGMAFAAAARALGVRIRQQTPVVELLTAAGRVGDSAAGRVIGAKLADGTEVHAGTVVLAAGPWTPALAATAGVDVPVKAQRAQLIMIDQGEPLPQVPVLSDLVSLQYLCREPNGELLAGNSDHAVPEYLDPDDFVNRADDSTVEKVVGRLEHRLPQMPDPRITGSYVGAYDVTPDYNPIIGPAPAPGLFLATGFSGHGFKISPAVGRLVADLLLHNGTELPNVEAADFRYERFAEGRPLLSPHPYVGAGEMR; encoded by the coding sequence ATGACCGACACCGCCGAGTTCCTGATCATCGGAGGCGGCCTGGAGGGGCTCGCCATCGCCTGGTCCCTGGCCGAGCGCGGTGCCACCGATATCGTGCTGCTGGAACGGAATTCGCTCTGCTCGGGTATGACCGGCAAGTCCAGCGGCGTGGTCCGCTGCCACTACGGCGCACCCTCGCTGGCGGCCATGTCCTGGTGGTCGGTGCCGTTCTTCGAGAACGCGACCGAGATCCTCGGGGACGATCTGGGTTTCCGGCAGTGCGGGTACGCGGTCGGCGTCGGCGCGGACAATCTGGATCCGCTGAAGGCGAATGTGGCCATGCAGCAGGCCCTGGGCATCGAGGTGGATCTGCTCGCCCACGACGATATGGCCGCCCTGTGGCCCGGCCTGCGGGTCGACGATTTCGCCGCCTTCGCCTACGAACCCCGTGGTGGGCGGGGTGAGGCGTATCTGACCGGTATGGCGTTCGCCGCGGCGGCACGCGCACTGGGTGTGCGGATTCGCCAGCAGACACCCGTGGTCGAGCTGCTCACCGCGGCGGGCCGCGTTGGTGATTCCGCGGCGGGCCGCGTGATCGGCGCGAAGCTGGCCGACGGCACCGAGGTGCACGCCGGAACCGTGGTGCTGGCAGCCGGTCCGTGGACTCCCGCACTCGCCGCGACCGCCGGTGTGGACGTCCCCGTGAAAGCCCAGCGCGCCCAGCTGATCATGATCGATCAGGGCGAACCGCTCCCGCAGGTCCCGGTGCTCTCTGATCTGGTGAGTCTGCAATACCTGTGCCGGGAGCCCAATGGTGAACTGCTGGCGGGCAATAGCGATCACGCCGTCCCCGAGTACCTCGATCCGGACGACTTTGTGAACCGCGCCGATGATTCCACCGTCGAGAAGGTGGTCGGCAGACTGGAACACCGGCTCCCGCAGATGCCGGATCCGCGCATTACCGGCAGTTATGTCGGCGCGTACGACGTCACCCCCGACTACAACCCGATCATCGGCCCCGCGCCGGCGCCGGGTCTGTTCCTGGCCACCGGCTTCTCCGGCCACGGCTTCAAGATCTCCCCGGCGGTCGGCCGACTGGTCGCGGATCTGCTGCTGCACAACGGAACCGAGCTCCCGAATGTCGAGGCCGCCGACTTCCGCTACGAGCGTTTCGCCGAAGGCCGCCCCCTGCTGAGTCCGCACCCGTATGTGGGCGCGGGCGAAATGCGCTGA